The stretch of DNA CCTTAATGCTAAAAGAAATTTTACCTGTATGTAAAAAAATGGGATTTGAAAAAATATTAATCACTTGTTTAAAGGAAAATGAAGCTAGTAAGAGAGTAATCATAAACAATGGAGGAATTTATGAATCTACTGTTTACGAGCCTAAAGATAAAGTTTATTTAGAAAGATATTGGATAAATTTGTCTGATAAGTAAATTAAGATATAATATTAAAATTAGTTGTAAATAAGTGACATTTTTTAGGAGCTAAAGGTATGTCTGATAAAATTAAAAAATATTGGGAACAATTTTGTGATGAAAAGAATATTTCTAAGGATACAAAATATGAAGCATGGAGTTTCGGAAACACAAAAGAAATGGCTGATGAGTTAGCTGATTTAGTAAATAGGGGAATTAAAACTGCCACAACTGGAGCTTATGAGCTATATGAAGAAGATGAAGATATTCCAAAGGTTGGTGAATACAATATTATTTTAGATGGTTCAGGAGAACCGAAATGTATTACGATAACAAGAGTAGTCGAGATTTTAGCTTATAATTTAATATCATCTAATCATGCTTGGCTTGAGGGTGAGGGTGATAGAAGTTATGAGTATTGGAAAAAAGTTCACGATGAATATTTTACTGAAGAATTTAAAGAATGCAATAAAGAGTTTTATGAACAAGCTCCTATGGTATGTGAAGTATTTGAAAAAGTGTATTAAATAGTAAAATATAGAATAAATTTGAAGACAGTAAATCATATCATAATTTGCTGTTTTTTTTATTTATATTTTTGTTGAAATTCAATTATCAAAATATTTTACCATTAAAATAGTAGGTTAGCAAATTTATCAATCTAAGTTAGTTTACGACTTGAAAAAAATCGCAAAATATGATAATATATGTGAAAAAGTAGCAGTAAAATTATTGTTAGGAGGAAATTTTATGTGCGGTATTGTTGGATATATTGGCAGTTCAAATGCCATTGATATAATTTTAAATGGACTAGAAACTTTAGAATATAGAGGATATGATTCATCAGGAATTGCATTTTTAGATAATAATAAGATAGATGTTGTTAAAATTGTTGGAAGAATTAGTAATTTAAGAGAAAAATTAGAAAGTGAATATAAAAATAAAATTTCAAATATTGGAGTAGGTCATACAAGATGGGCTACACATGGAGTTCCTTCAAATGAAAATTCACATCCACATTTGAGTATGAATTCAAAGTTTGCAGTTGTTCATAATGGAATAATTGAAAATTATTTACTTTTGAAAGAAGAACTTTTAAAGAAGAATTTTGTTTTTAAATCTGAAACTGATACTGAAGTTATTCCTCAATTATTGGAAGATTTAGATGATGGAGATTTCTTAAGCACTGTTTTCAAGATGAGAGATAAGGTTAAGGGAAGTTATGCCTTTGGTATTTTAAGACAGGATACTAATGAACTTATCGGAACAAGAAAAGAAAGTCCATTGATTGTGGGCGTTGGAGATAACGAATTTTATATTGCTTCAGATGTTATTGCAGTTTTAAAATATACAAGAGATGTTATCTATCTTGAAAATGGAGATTTAATTCATTTTAAAGATGGAAAATATACTATTTATGACGAAAATAATAATGTTGTAAAAAGAGAGATTAAACATATTGATTGGTCCGTTGAATCAGCTACTAAGGACGGATATAATCATTTTATGTTAAAAGAAATTTACGAACAACCAAAAGTAATTGAAGAAACTTTCCGTAGAAGATTAAATGAAAATGATAAATTAATCTTAGATGGAATGGAAAGTTTATTAGAAGGAAATTTGAAAAAGTTCAATAAATGTTATGTTGTTGCTTGTGGTACGGCTTACCATTCAGGTCTTGTAAGTAGAGAAATTTTAGAAAAGGCTTTGAGATTTCCAGTAATTGTTGATGTTGCTTCTGAATTTAGATATTCCGACAGAATGATTGATGATAAAACTTTAGTTATAATAATCAGTCAATCTGGAGAAACTGCTGATACTTTGGCTGCTCTTAGAGAAGCTAAAACTAAAGGAGCAACTATCTTGAGTGTTACAAATGTTGTAGGTTCTTCAATAGCTAGAGAATCTGACAATGTATTCTATACTTGGGCAGGTCCAGAAATTGCTGTTGCAAGTACTAAAGGATATACAACACAAGTTACAGCTCTTTATATGATTGCTTTGAAATTTGCAGAAATTTTAGGAACAATTTCTGACGATGAATATAAGAATATAATTAATCATTTAAAGGAATTGCCTAGTAAGATAGAATTATTATTAAAAGATACAGAAATTTACAAAAAAATTGCATTAGAATTAAAGGATAAGACTACTTGTTTCTATCTAGGAAGAGGTCTTGACTACTATACTGCTATGGAAAGTGCATTGAAATTAAAAGAAATTTCATATATTTACACTGAAAGCTTTGCAGCTGGAGAGTTAAAGCATGGAACTATTGCATTGATTGAGGACGGTACACCTGTTTTTGTAATTGCTACTCAAGAAAGATTGTATGAAAAAGTTATTTCAAATGTAAAAGAAGTTAAAGCTAGAGGAGCTAAAGTTTTTGAAATAACTCATTTAGATAACAATCTTGATGTTTCTGATGAAAGAATATTAATTCCTGGTACTATCGAAATTTTAATGCCTATAATTTCAGTTGTAGCAAGTCAACTTATTGCTTACTATGCATCATTAGCAAAGGGAAATGATGTTGACAAGCCAAGAAATTTAGCAAAATCTGTTACGGTTGAATAGATTTAAAGGGACTGGGAAGTCCCTTTTTTATATAAAGGAGAAAATTATGTATAAGTTAATAGCGCTTGATATGGATGGCACTACTTTTAACGAAAATCATGAAATATCTGATGAAGTTAAAGATAGCTTATTTTATGCTATGAGTAAAGGTGTAAAAATCGCATTTATCTCAGGTAGAGAAGAATTTACAGTAAAAGAAATTTTAAAAAATTTAAATTTAGATACTTACTATGGAGCTTTAAACGGTAGTTTAATTTCTACAACTTATAGTGAGGTTCCAAAATTTGTAAAGAGTTTAGAAAAAAAGTATATTTTTGATGTTTTAGATATTATTGAAAATAACGGTTTTTCACCTATTATTTTCTTGAAGGATTTTATTTTTACCAAAGATTCAAATGATGAATATGTTGAAATTATTTCTAAATTTATAAATCCTGAAATAGCTAGAGTTAAAGATGTAAAACAATATATTAAAGATAATAAATTGGAAGAAAAAGTTTTGAAAATAGGAATTTGTCAAGAATATGATGTATTAAAAGAATTGGACGATAAATTTACCAATACCATAAAGAATGAATACACTATTTCTTTTTCTCTTCCATTTTTTCTTGAGTTAATGGCAAAAGATACGGATAAGGGCTCTTGTTTAAGAGAAATATGCAGACTTAACAATATTGATATATCTGAAACTATTGCAATGGGTGATGGAGAAAATGATATACCGATGCTAAATATTTGTGGACTTTCTATTGCAATGGGAAATGCAATGGAAAATGTTAAGAAAAATGTTGATTATATAACTGATACGAATAAAAATGATGGGGTTGCAAAAGCCATAAGAAAATTTGTTTAGAGGAAATTATGGAAAAGAATTTTGTTGAAAAAATCGAAAATGTAGAAAGTTTTGTAAATGATATTATTCTAAATGCAATAAAGAACAATGCTTCAGATATACATTTTGAGCCTAGAGAAGACAATTTTTATATAAGATATAGAATTGACGGAGAACTTATTGATATTTATCAAATAAATAGTTTTAATGCTCCAATTATTATTTCTCGTATAAAAATTATTTCAAAAATGGATATTACAATTAAGAGAATGCCACAAGATGGAAGACTGGATTTTGATTATAATGGAAATTTAGTTGACATTAGAGTTGCATCAGTTCCTGTAATTTTGGGTGAAAAAATTGTAATGAGAATTTTAAATGCAGGAAATTTTAAAATTGACATAGAAAATCTAGGATTATATGACGAAGAAAGGCAATTAATTGAAAATATAATAAAAAGTCCAAACGGAGTTCTAATTATAAGTGGTCCTACGGGAAGTGGAAAGTCATCTACATTGTATTCATTTGTAAAAAAATTACAAAATGAAAATATCAACATAATTACTTTGGAAGATCCTGTTGAAGTTAGAATTAGTGGAATAAATCAAATAAATATAAATTCAGCTTTGGGACTTGACTTTGCGACTGGTCTTAGAGCGATGTTAAGACAAGATTTTGAAGTCGGATTAGTTGGAGAGATGAGAGATAGAGAAACTGCAAATATTGCTCTAAGAGCAGGAATAACAGGACATCTTATCTTTACGACTTTGCATACTGCAGACACGGTTTCAGCAATAATAAGACTTTTGAATTTAGGAATAGAAAATTATGTTATTTCTTCAGGTGTAATAGCAATTTTATCTCAAAGACTTGTTAGAAAACTTTGCCCAAAATGTAAAATTAAAAGAGATTTAACAAATTTTGAAAAAGAGATTTTTAAGAAAAATAATCTTGAAACACCTGAATATATCTATGAAAAATGTGGTTGTGAACATTGCAATAGAGGATATATTGGTAGAACTTTAATTTTGGAATCTTTAATTTTAGATGATGAAATAAAAGAAATAATAAATGGAAATTGTAATAGTGTAAGACTTTATGAATATTTTAAGAAAAATGGAAATGAAAGTTTATATAAAAACGGATTAAGAAAAATTGCAGATGGAATAACGAGTTTTGAGGAAGTAAATAAAATTTTATTTTCATTAGGAGAATTTTAAAATGAGCTTTAAAGAAAAAGTTTTTAATATTTTAAATATGGAAATTGGAAATAAACACAATTTATTAGATTTAAGTATTTCTTTAAAAGAGGCAGGGCTTCTTTTAAAATCAAATATTAATACTGCAGAAACTATAAACTTGCTTTCAAAAACTTCGCCAAATAAAAATTTAAAGAAAATTTTTTCAGAAGTTTATGAAAATTTATTGCAGGGACATGATTTATATAACTCC from Parvimonas micra encodes:
- a CDS encoding ASCH domain-containing protein; amino-acid sequence: MSDKIKKYWEQFCDEKNISKDTKYEAWSFGNTKEMADELADLVNRGIKTATTGAYELYEEDEDIPKVGEYNIILDGSGEPKCITITRVVEILAYNLISSNHAWLEGEGDRSYEYWKKVHDEYFTEEFKECNKEFYEQAPMVCEVFEKVY
- the glmS gene encoding glutamine--fructose-6-phosphate transaminase (isomerizing), coding for MCGIVGYIGSSNAIDIILNGLETLEYRGYDSSGIAFLDNNKIDVVKIVGRISNLREKLESEYKNKISNIGVGHTRWATHGVPSNENSHPHLSMNSKFAVVHNGIIENYLLLKEELLKKNFVFKSETDTEVIPQLLEDLDDGDFLSTVFKMRDKVKGSYAFGILRQDTNELIGTRKESPLIVGVGDNEFYIASDVIAVLKYTRDVIYLENGDLIHFKDGKYTIYDENNNVVKREIKHIDWSVESATKDGYNHFMLKEIYEQPKVIEETFRRRLNENDKLILDGMESLLEGNLKKFNKCYVVACGTAYHSGLVSREILEKALRFPVIVDVASEFRYSDRMIDDKTLVIIISQSGETADTLAALREAKTKGATILSVTNVVGSSIARESDNVFYTWAGPEIAVASTKGYTTQVTALYMIALKFAEILGTISDDEYKNIINHLKELPSKIELLLKDTEIYKKIALELKDKTTCFYLGRGLDYYTAMESALKLKEISYIYTESFAAGELKHGTIALIEDGTPVFVIATQERLYEKVISNVKEVKARGAKVFEITHLDNNLDVSDERILIPGTIEILMPIISVVASQLIAYYASLAKGNDVDKPRNLAKSVTVE
- a CDS encoding HAD family hydrolase; amino-acid sequence: MYKLIALDMDGTTFNENHEISDEVKDSLFYAMSKGVKIAFISGREEFTVKEILKNLNLDTYYGALNGSLISTTYSEVPKFVKSLEKKYIFDVLDIIENNGFSPIIFLKDFIFTKDSNDEYVEIISKFINPEIARVKDVKQYIKDNKLEEKVLKIGICQEYDVLKELDDKFTNTIKNEYTISFSLPFFLELMAKDTDKGSCLREICRLNNIDISETIAMGDGENDIPMLNICGLSIAMGNAMENVKKNVDYITDTNKNDGVAKAIRKFV
- a CDS encoding GspE/PulE family protein; the protein is MEKNFVEKIENVESFVNDIILNAIKNNASDIHFEPREDNFYIRYRIDGELIDIYQINSFNAPIIISRIKIISKMDITIKRMPQDGRLDFDYNGNLVDIRVASVPVILGEKIVMRILNAGNFKIDIENLGLYDEERQLIENIIKSPNGVLIISGPTGSGKSSTLYSFVKKLQNENINIITLEDPVEVRISGINQININSALGLDFATGLRAMLRQDFEVGLVGEMRDRETANIALRAGITGHLIFTTLHTADTVSAIIRLLNLGIENYVISSGVIAILSQRLVRKLCPKCKIKRDLTNFEKEIFKKNNLETPEYIYEKCGCEHCNRGYIGRTLILESLILDDEIKEIINGNCNSVRLYEYFKKNGNESLYKNGLRKIADGITSFEEVNKILFSLGEF